A single window of Microbispora hainanensis DNA harbors:
- a CDS encoding CHAT domain-containing tetratricopeptide repeat protein — protein sequence MTPPGDSLDVDPHGVDPHAIDPHAIDPHGVDLLGRAEAAVRLSATDPRLALVEARAVLDLAGWPGPAGAYGEAASVALRATALAARELGDLELAGERLEEAITAGRGFPRRVAQARMSLVTVRAQLGDPEGGLRLADLAERDLSGADLARLGVQRSVALILLGRHEEAVRHCDRAIGLLGDDAHFRAGGLLNRGLAHAYRERYAEAEADLAECARLARSAGLDHIAMLAEGNLPFVAARRGDIAAAFARYRAAEATLFGFPERLAVMRTDFAEALLAARLPGEARTLLEQAVPELVAAGAQAAVPGARLLLAQAALLAGDATLAAATARTALAELDAQGRTAWLPLAREVVLRARLAETPAPPDAPAHEASDAESLVTDLVACAGELAVCGWPAASAALRLTAAAAAVRLGAITQARAQLDHAATATRPLVRWHAVAMRHRLDGDLDQALIAAARGIEAVHSPGDAGPLDDQAGPHGDTAGPHGDAAGPIGDAAGPRDRDAARDAELRVHAARPAEDLAALGLEIALDRARRTGDARTVLEWAERWRAVVRGAPVPAPLLHGSMPTGSRLHGFMPTGSGPHGDPPAGSGLLVELVRRGDDLFAVTAGSGGCTLRFLGSYQAAVEATVRIRYGLRRRALLDTLPRPGRNTPPGPRRDTPPDAPLDYGRSTLRDAPGGVDAFPMSVGEGLAGELCALDHVLLSGPGTLSLAGSPPGSPVTIVPTGALYTLPWPLLPSLRGRPVSVTADATAWLASRRGPAGAPLVLSLAGPGLDHAEAEADMVAAAHTRGRRIGATRAEVLRAIEQADVLHIAAHGMFSPRGPMLSQITLDDGPLMAYDLLTARRIPRLVVLSACDAGMAHAPVDGAALGLAGAFLDSAARNGDAACVVAGVVPVRDDEARTLMTLFHTLLAEGRSPAEALAQAAEKTAVPGFVCFGAGDEPLATS from the coding sequence ATGACTCCGCCCGGGGACTCGCTGGACGTAGATCCGCACGGCGTCGATCCGCACGCCATCGATCCGCACGCCATCGATCCGCACGGCGTCGATTTGCTCGGCAGGGCCGAGGCTGCCGTACGGCTCTCCGCGACCGACCCCCGGCTGGCCCTCGTGGAGGCGAGAGCCGTACTGGACCTGGCCGGGTGGCCGGGACCCGCGGGCGCGTACGGCGAGGCGGCGTCGGTGGCGCTGCGCGCGACCGCGCTGGCGGCCCGCGAGCTGGGCGACCTCGAGCTCGCCGGAGAGCGGCTGGAGGAGGCGATCACGGCGGGGCGCGGGTTTCCACGCCGGGTGGCGCAGGCCCGGATGTCGCTCGTCACCGTGCGGGCCCAGCTCGGCGACCCCGAGGGCGGGCTGCGCCTCGCCGACCTCGCCGAACGGGACCTCTCGGGAGCGGACCTCGCGAGGCTCGGCGTGCAGCGGTCGGTCGCCCTGATCCTGCTGGGACGGCACGAGGAGGCCGTACGGCACTGCGACCGGGCGATCGGCCTGCTGGGCGACGACGCCCACTTCAGGGCGGGCGGGCTGCTCAACCGCGGCCTCGCGCACGCCTACCGTGAGCGGTATGCCGAGGCCGAGGCCGATCTCGCGGAGTGCGCCCGGCTTGCGAGGTCGGCCGGCCTGGACCACATCGCGATGCTGGCGGAGGGCAATCTGCCGTTCGTGGCGGCCCGGCGCGGCGACATCGCCGCCGCCTTCGCGCGATACCGGGCGGCCGAGGCGACCCTCTTCGGCTTTCCTGAACGGCTCGCGGTGATGCGCACGGACTTCGCCGAAGCGCTGCTGGCCGCGCGCCTGCCCGGTGAGGCACGCACGCTGCTCGAACAGGCCGTCCCCGAACTGGTGGCGGCCGGGGCGCAGGCGGCGGTGCCCGGCGCACGGCTGCTGCTCGCCCAGGCCGCGCTCCTCGCCGGGGACGCCACGCTGGCCGCGGCGACGGCGCGTACGGCGCTCGCGGAGCTGGACGCCCAGGGCAGGACGGCCTGGCTGCCCCTGGCCAGGGAGGTCGTCCTGCGCGCCCGCCTCGCGGAGACACCCGCACCACCGGACGCACCCGCGCACGAGGCGTCGGACGCCGAGAGCCTGGTCACCGATCTGGTCGCCTGCGCCGGCGAGCTCGCGGTGTGCGGATGGCCTGCTGCCTCGGCCGCGCTGCGGCTCACCGCCGCGGCGGCGGCCGTACGGCTGGGCGCGATCACGCAGGCCCGCGCCCAGCTCGACCACGCCGCCACCGCCACCCGCCCGCTCGTACGCTGGCACGCGGTGGCGATGCGGCATCGGTTGGACGGGGACCTCGATCAGGCCCTGATTGCCGCGGCCCGAGGAATCGAGGCCGTGCACTCCCCCGGCGACGCCGGTCCACTCGATGACCAGGCCGGTCCGCACGGCGACACCGCCGGTCCGCATGGTGACGCGGCAGGTCCCATCGGTGACGCGGCCGGTCCGCGCGACCGTGACGCGGCGCGGGACGCGGAGCTGCGGGTGCACGCGGCACGGCCGGCCGAGGACCTTGCCGCGCTCGGCCTGGAGATCGCCCTCGACCGGGCCCGACGGACGGGCGATGCCCGAACCGTGCTCGAATGGGCCGAACGGTGGCGGGCGGTCGTGCGCGGCGCCCCGGTTCCCGCGCCGCTGCTACACGGCAGCATGCCGACCGGGTCCAGGTTGCACGGCTTTATGCCGACCGGGTCCGGGCCGCACGGCGACCCGCCCGCCGGATCCGGGCTGCTCGTGGAGCTCGTACGGCGCGGCGACGACCTGTTCGCCGTCACGGCCGGCTCAGGGGGATGCACGCTGCGGTTCCTCGGCAGCTACCAGGCGGCAGTGGAGGCGACCGTGCGCATCAGGTATGGCCTGCGCCGCCGTGCCCTGCTCGACACCCTGCCCCGCCCCGGGCGCAACACCCCGCCCGGCCCCAGGCGCGACACCCCACCCGACGCTCCGCTTGACTACGGGCGCAGCACTCTGCGGGATGCGCCGGGCGGCGTGGATGCTTTTCCCATGTCAGTGGGCGAGGGACTCGCAGGGGAGCTGTGCGCGCTCGACCACGTTCTCCTGTCCGGTCCAGGCACCCTGTCGTTGGCGGGGAGCCCGCCCGGCAGCCCGGTGACGATCGTGCCCACCGGAGCGTTGTACACGCTGCCCTGGCCGCTGCTTCCCTCGCTACGCGGCAGGCCGGTGTCGGTGACCGCCGATGCCACCGCGTGGCTCGCCTCACGCCGAGGTCCGGCCGGAGCCCCTCTGGTGCTGTCGCTCGCGGGGCCGGGGCTCGATCACGCCGAGGCCGAGGCCGACATGGTCGCCGCCGCGCACACTCGAGGGCGGCGCATCGGCGCGACCAGGGCGGAGGTGCTCCGCGCGATCGAGCAGGCCGACGTGCTCCACATCGCCGCGCACGGGATGTTCAGCCCGCGCGGGCCCATGCTGTCGCAGATCACGCTCGACGACGGGCCGCTCATGGCCTACGACCTGCTGACCGCGCGGCGGATCCCGCGTCTCGTCGTGCTGTCGGCCTGCGACGCGGGGATGGCCCACGCCCCGGTGGACGGCGCGGCGCTGGGCCTCGCCGGCGCCTTCCTCGACAGCGCCGCCCGCAACGGGGACGCCGCGTGCGTGGTGGCCGGTGTCGTGCCGGTGCGCGACGACGAGGCGCGAACGCTCATGACGCTCTTCCACACGCTGCTGGCCGAGGGCCGCTCCCCCGCCGAGGCGCTCGCCCAGGCCGCCGAGAAGACGGCAGTGCCAGGCTTCGTCTGCTTCGGCGCCGGCGACGAACCCCTCGCCACGAGCTGA
- a CDS encoding sulfurtransferase, producing the protein MSPLITPEELAAIGDASILDVRWRLGGPPGIEAYHEAHIPGAVFCDLDADLAAPAGPAGRHPLPTPEAFQEAMRRLGVSEGRPVVVYDDADSTAAARAWWTLRYFGHGDVRVLDGGLRAWTRAGLPLTKDEAPVPPGDFTARPGGMPVLDADQAAALASDGVLLDARAAERYRGEVEPIDPVAGHVPGAISAPTFENVEPGGRFHNREFLRERFNSLGAVEGVPVGAYCGSGVTAAHEVLALEIAGLPAALYVGSWSNWVADSSRPVATG; encoded by the coding sequence ATGAGCCCGCTGATCACTCCTGAGGAGCTCGCCGCGATCGGCGACGCCTCGATCCTCGACGTTCGCTGGCGGCTGGGCGGGCCGCCCGGCATCGAGGCGTACCACGAGGCGCACATACCCGGCGCGGTCTTCTGCGACCTCGACGCCGACCTCGCAGCCCCGGCCGGGCCCGCCGGACGGCATCCGCTGCCCACGCCGGAGGCGTTCCAGGAGGCGATGCGCCGCCTCGGAGTGTCCGAGGGCCGGCCGGTGGTCGTCTACGACGACGCCGACTCGACGGCGGCGGCCAGGGCCTGGTGGACGCTGCGTTACTTCGGCCACGGCGACGTACGCGTGCTCGACGGCGGGCTGCGGGCCTGGACCCGGGCCGGGCTCCCGTTGACCAAGGACGAGGCTCCCGTCCCGCCGGGCGACTTCACCGCGCGGCCGGGCGGGATGCCGGTGCTCGACGCCGACCAGGCCGCCGCGCTGGCGTCCGACGGCGTGCTGCTCGACGCCAGGGCGGCCGAGCGCTACCGGGGCGAGGTGGAGCCGATCGACCCGGTCGCCGGGCACGTCCCCGGTGCGATCAGCGCCCCGACCTTCGAGAACGTCGAGCCCGGCGGCCGGTTCCACAACAGGGAGTTCCTCCGCGAGCGCTTCAACAGCCTCGGAGCGGTCGAGGGCGTGCCCGTCGGGGCGTACTGCGGATCGGGCGTCACGGCCGCCCACGAGGTGCTCGCGCTGGAGATCGCCGGCCTGCCGGCGGCCCTGTACGTCGGCTCGTGGTCCAACTGGGTCGCCGACTCCAGCAGGCCGGTCGCGACCGGCTGA
- a CDS encoding hydrolase, which produces MPVTTLDPRTALVVVDLQKGILAIPGGPHSTSDVLARTVRLAEAFRARDLPVVLVRVTGAADGADAVPGRTDLPRAGQARPDGWDEIADDLAGHPGDIVVTKRNWSAFYGTDLDLHLRRRRVTQVVLTGVATSIGVESTARAAHEHGYNVTLATDAMTDLDPEAHRNCIEKIFPRLGETGTTADILGLLAATGS; this is translated from the coding sequence ATGCCCGTGACCACGCTCGACCCCAGGACCGCGCTCGTCGTCGTCGACCTCCAGAAGGGCATCTTGGCCATACCCGGCGGCCCGCACTCCACGAGCGACGTGCTCGCCCGGACGGTGCGGCTGGCCGAGGCATTCCGGGCGCGCGACCTGCCGGTCGTCCTGGTGCGCGTCACCGGAGCGGCCGACGGCGCGGACGCCGTCCCGGGACGCACCGACCTGCCGCGCGCCGGGCAGGCCCGGCCCGACGGATGGGACGAGATCGCCGACGACCTGGCCGGGCACCCAGGCGACATCGTCGTCACCAAGCGCAACTGGTCGGCCTTCTACGGCACCGACCTCGACCTGCATCTGCGCCGCCGCCGCGTCACCCAGGTCGTGCTGACCGGAGTCGCCACGAGCATCGGAGTCGAGTCGACCGCGCGTGCCGCCCACGAGCACGGATACAACGTCACCCTGGCGACCGACGCCATGACCGACCTCGACCCGGAGGCCCACCGCAACTGCATCGAGAAGATCTTCCCGCGTCTCGGTGAGACCGGCACGACGGCTGACATTCTCGGCCTGCTCGCCGCGACCGGGTCCTGA
- a CDS encoding MFS transporter, whose translation MTRVAAVFRVGRRSDSGFDRRLIVPMILGSILNPINSSMLAVALVPIGRWFHASPAQTAWLVTGLYLATAVGQPVIGRLVDTFGPRPLYLTGTALVGVAGLLGVLAPTLGVLIVSRVLLGIGTSAAYPASMFLLRAEADRTGMRSPSGILAALSISNQVIVVIGPTLGGLLIGAGGWHLIFAVNVPLSAACLVLGARRLPRGSSAARRGGGLDVLGMALFAGTLTAFMTFLMNPAWDLWWLLVVVVIAGTCFAVRELRTAQPFLDLRVLGGNPPLLATYGRQWLAFTTSYAFMYGFPQWLQDSRSLGPSAAGLLLLPMSATAIAVTALTGRRPEVRGKLAVGAAAQIAACVALLTAGSGSPIWLLALTGAFVGVSQGLNGLANQNALYAQADPARMGSSAGLLRTFGYLGALSASASNATFYRDGATTTGLHELSLLLLGVSALLLVGTLVDRSLRRVGRT comes from the coding sequence ATGACGCGCGTTGCCGCCGTCTTCCGGGTGGGACGCCGATCGGACTCCGGCTTCGACCGCAGGTTGATCGTCCCGATGATCCTGGGCTCGATCCTCAACCCGATCAACTCGTCGATGCTGGCGGTGGCACTCGTGCCGATCGGTCGCTGGTTCCACGCCTCGCCCGCGCAGACGGCGTGGCTGGTGACGGGGCTCTACCTCGCCACAGCGGTCGGCCAGCCGGTCATCGGGCGGCTGGTGGACACCTTCGGCCCGCGGCCGCTCTACCTGACCGGCACGGCACTCGTCGGCGTCGCAGGGCTGCTCGGCGTGCTCGCGCCCACCCTCGGCGTACTGATCGTGTCCCGCGTCCTGCTCGGGATCGGAACCTCCGCCGCCTATCCCGCCTCGATGTTTCTACTGCGGGCCGAGGCCGACCGCACCGGCATGCGAAGTCCCAGCGGCATCCTGGCGGCGCTGTCGATCTCCAACCAGGTCATCGTGGTCATCGGGCCGACCCTGGGCGGCCTGCTCATCGGAGCGGGCGGCTGGCATCTCATCTTCGCCGTCAACGTGCCGCTCTCGGCCGCCTGCCTCGTCCTCGGCGCGCGGCGGCTGCCCCGCGGCTCCTCGGCCGCCCGACGCGGCGGGGGACTGGACGTGCTCGGCATGGCGCTGTTCGCCGGCACGCTCACGGCGTTCATGACGTTCCTGATGAACCCGGCGTGGGACCTCTGGTGGCTGCTCGTGGTCGTCGTGATCGCCGGCACCTGCTTCGCCGTACGGGAACTGCGGACGGCCCAGCCGTTCCTCGACCTGCGGGTGCTGGGCGGCAACCCGCCGCTGCTGGCCACCTACGGCAGGCAGTGGCTGGCCTTCACGACCTCCTACGCCTTCATGTACGGCTTCCCGCAGTGGCTGCAGGACAGCCGGTCGCTCGGCCCCTCGGCCGCCGGGCTGCTGCTTCTGCCCATGTCGGCGACGGCCATCGCCGTGACCGCCCTCACCGGCCGCCGCCCCGAGGTGCGCGGCAAGCTCGCCGTGGGCGCCGCGGCGCAGATCGCCGCCTGTGTCGCGCTGCTGACGGCCGGCTCCGGCAGCCCGATATGGCTGCTGGCGCTGACCGGCGCGTTCGTCGGCGTCTCGCAGGGCCTCAACGGGCTGGCCAACCAGAACGCGCTGTACGCGCAGGCCGACCCGGCCCGCATGGGGTCCTCAGCCGGGCTGCTGCGCACGTTCGGATATCTCGGCGCGCTGAGCGCCTCGGCCTCCAACGCGACCTTCTACCGGGATGGCGCGACCACAACCGGGCTGCACGAGCTGAGCCTGCTTCTGCTGGGCGTCTCGGCGCTGCTGCTGGTCGGCACCCTCGTCGACCGGTCGCTACGGCGCGTCGGCCGCACCTGA
- a CDS encoding MarR family winged helix-turn-helix transcriptional regulator: MSDAVSEAAAQAAGDVWVAVSRLVRRLRELDTAGDLSPGQVSVVVRLFKHGPASASELAAAERVRPQSMAAIVQALERAGLVERHRDPEDGRRQLVTLTESGRERRLDDRRAREAWLARALQAHCTEAELRTIIEAMALLDAVAQS, from the coding sequence ATGAGCGATGCCGTCTCTGAGGCGGCGGCGCAGGCGGCCGGCGACGTCTGGGTGGCGGTCAGCCGGCTCGTCCGCAGGCTGAGAGAGCTCGACACAGCGGGAGACCTCAGCCCCGGACAGGTCTCCGTGGTGGTGCGGCTGTTCAAGCACGGCCCGGCGTCGGCCAGTGAGCTGGCCGCGGCCGAGCGGGTCAGGCCGCAGTCGATGGCGGCGATCGTCCAGGCACTGGAACGGGCCGGGCTGGTCGAACGCCACCGCGATCCCGAGGACGGCCGGCGTCAGCTCGTCACGCTGACCGAATCGGGGCGCGAGCGCCGCCTGGACGACCGGAGGGCGCGTGAGGCGTGGCTGGCACGGGCGCTGCAGGCACACTGCACCGAGGCGGAGCTGCGCACGATCATCGAGGCGATGGCGCTGCTGGACGCCGTGGCTCAATCGTGA
- a CDS encoding nucleotide pyrophosphatase/phosphodiesterase family protein, whose amino-acid sequence MESPVAPVPYVPAYGTASLADLPGSLLASLGLPTGNTLALEPASRVCLFLVDGLGAELLAAHPGAAPFLSAHLRRTLTAGFPSSTTTSLTTLGTGATPGEHGMVGIQMAVPGEGRLFNCLRWTAPGLPIDPDVWQPAPTVYQRMAAAGVEPVYVAPASFDGTGLTRAVYRGMRYWAAESPDERVEAVRHALRETAFVTVYYGDVDRAGHVSGWGGREWLEQLAIVDRMAERIAEALPPGAALYVTADHGMINAADKVDVDLRPDLLEGVLMLGGEARARHVYTAPGAASAVLETWREALRGRAWVVTREEAVSAGWFGRSVRREWLGRIGDVVAVPYGECVIVASAGEPVEASLIGYHGSLTPAEQNVPLVEIRR is encoded by the coding sequence ATGGAGTCGCCGGTCGCGCCCGTGCCGTACGTGCCCGCGTACGGCACGGCCTCCCTGGCCGACCTGCCGGGCTCGCTGCTCGCCTCCCTCGGGCTGCCGACCGGCAACACGCTGGCGCTCGAGCCGGCCTCCCGGGTGTGCCTGTTCCTCGTGGACGGTCTCGGGGCCGAGCTCCTGGCCGCGCACCCCGGTGCCGCGCCGTTCCTCTCGGCCCATCTGCGCCGGACGCTCACGGCCGGCTTCCCCTCCTCGACCACGACCAGCCTGACCACCCTGGGCACCGGCGCCACTCCCGGGGAGCACGGCATGGTCGGCATCCAGATGGCCGTCCCGGGGGAGGGGCGGTTGTTCAACTGCCTGCGCTGGACGGCCCCCGGTCTGCCGATCGACCCGGACGTCTGGCAGCCCGCGCCGACCGTCTACCAACGCATGGCGGCGGCAGGCGTCGAGCCCGTTTACGTGGCGCCCGCGTCGTTCGACGGCACCGGGCTCACCCGCGCCGTCTACCGGGGCATGCGCTACTGGGCCGCCGAGAGCCCGGACGAGCGCGTCGAGGCCGTACGGCACGCGCTGCGCGAGACCGCGTTCGTCACCGTCTATTACGGCGACGTCGATCGCGCGGGGCACGTAAGCGGGTGGGGCGGCCGCGAGTGGCTCGAACAGCTCGCCATCGTGGACCGCATGGCCGAGCGCATCGCCGAGGCGCTGCCGCCGGGCGCGGCGCTGTACGTCACGGCCGACCACGGCATGATCAACGCTGCCGACAAGGTGGACGTGGATCTCCGTCCCGATCTGCTGGAGGGCGTGCTCATGCTGGGCGGGGAGGCCCGCGCCCGCCACGTCTACACCGCTCCGGGCGCGGCCTCCGCGGTGCTGGAGACCTGGCGGGAGGCCCTGCGCGGGCGGGCCTGGGTGGTCACCCGCGAGGAGGCCGTCTCGGCGGGCTGGTTCGGCCGCAGTGTCCGGCGCGAGTGGCTCGGCCGCATCGGCGACGTCGTGGCCGTGCCGTACGGCGAGTGCGTGATCGTGGCCTCGGCCGGGGAGCCGGTGGAGGCTTCCCTGATCGGGTATCACGGCTCGCTGACCCCCGCCGAGCAGAACGTCCCGCTTGTAGAGATTCGCCGCTGA
- a CDS encoding DUF5998 family protein — MRETRVSAAGLREAIDRSGYYPDLVADAVDSALGNEPVTAYVVHHEATFDPAMEVRRHVTVLVLSPTRLLVCHTDEHPPAEGMPASHASTTTEAVRLSRIQSVAVTRVVPDPAAYAPGVPPTEVTLTIGWGAISHVDLEPATCGDENCEADHGYTGAITADDLSLRVSEAADGPEAVTHVLTFAKALSEATAKAATT, encoded by the coding sequence ATGAGGGAAACCCGAGTCTCCGCCGCGGGCTTGCGCGAGGCCATAGATCGCAGCGGCTACTACCCGGATCTGGTGGCCGACGCCGTCGACTCCGCGCTCGGCAACGAGCCGGTCACGGCGTACGTCGTGCATCACGAGGCCACGTTCGACCCGGCGATGGAGGTGCGCAGGCACGTCACGGTCCTGGTCCTTTCGCCCACCCGGCTGCTGGTGTGCCACACCGACGAGCACCCGCCCGCCGAGGGCATGCCCGCCTCGCACGCCTCCACGACGACCGAGGCGGTGAGGCTCAGCCGCATCCAGTCGGTCGCCGTGACCAGAGTCGTGCCCGACCCCGCGGCGTACGCACCGGGCGTTCCCCCGACGGAGGTCACGCTCACGATCGGGTGGGGCGCGATCTCCCACGTCGATCTCGAACCGGCGACCTGCGGCGACGAGAACTGCGAGGCCGACCACGGCTACACCGGCGCGATCACGGCCGACGACCTGTCCCTGCGGGTCAGCGAGGCGGCCGACGGTCCCGAGGCCGTCACCCACGTGCTGACGTTCGCGAAGGCGCTGTCGGAGGCCACCGCCAAGGCGGCGACCACCTGA
- a CDS encoding GNAT family N-acetyltransferase produces MHPQYPAHWEADVVLSDGGTAHVRPIRPDDADMLRSFYSRLSAESIYFRYFGPRPRLTDKDVVWFTNVDYDNRVALIATIGTEMVAVVRYDRVQPRDHAEVAFLVEDAHQGRGVAAVLMEHLRAAARERGIKTFIADVLPGNHRMMGLFRQAGYTAQSQFEDGVVRMTLDLSSTETALEVRLAREHRAEARSIARLLTPESVAVIGASREPGGIGQTVLRNLLAADFTGPVYPVHRHVRAVAGVRAYRSVSAIDGEVDLAVLAVPAEGVLELVEECAEKGVKGLVVVSSGFGETGPEGRARQEELVRIARAYGIRVVGPNCLGIANTDPAVRLNATLAATLPGRGRVGFFSQSGALGTALLQRVAQRGMGISTFVSAGNRADVSGNDLLQYWEEDPATDVILLYLESIGNPRKFTRLARRISRSKPIVVVKSRGVPGGHRAPVLALPDTALSSLFAQAGVIRVDDLVQLFDVGQLLAHQPLPAGPRVGVVGNSDALTLLAEEACADAGLQPGVPVNLGARAGAAEFAAALRSVLPQVDAAVAIYMPPIPGDCREVAEALLEVARESGKPVLATFQGALGMPVELRVTDGPGDDSPQRGSIPSYPAPEEAVRALAHVVRYAQWRRQPPGTVPSAEGIDTAAAREIVAAALAGKDAAGEASGGGGAAGEGAVGRGAAGEGTVGRGAAGEETVGRGAAVEEREIDATALLACYGIEVWPAYVAADAEEAVAAAERIGWPVVVKSADPEDARRAGTVRIGLTEPAGVRQVYADLAALLGPGTPLAVQRMAPQPSVPTVVGVTQDRYFGGVVTFGLGEVTARLLGDQAYRLAPLTAEDAAGLVRSVRAAPLLFGEYGYQAVAVEALEDLLVRVGLLADALPEVARMDLDQVLVGASGVAVLGARAVLRPVTALRPDVGPRRLS; encoded by the coding sequence GTGCACCCTCAGTACCCCGCCCACTGGGAGGCGGACGTCGTGCTGTCCGACGGCGGCACCGCTCACGTCCGCCCGATCAGGCCGGACGACGCCGACATGCTGCGCTCGTTCTACTCGCGCCTGTCCGCGGAGTCCATCTACTTCCGGTACTTCGGGCCGCGCCCCCGCCTGACCGACAAGGACGTGGTCTGGTTCACCAACGTCGACTACGACAACCGGGTCGCCCTCATCGCCACGATCGGCACCGAGATGGTCGCGGTCGTACGGTATGACCGGGTGCAGCCGCGCGACCACGCCGAGGTGGCCTTCCTGGTAGAGGACGCCCACCAGGGCAGGGGCGTGGCCGCGGTGCTGATGGAGCACCTGCGGGCCGCCGCCCGCGAGCGCGGGATCAAGACCTTCATCGCCGACGTGCTGCCGGGCAACCACCGGATGATGGGCCTGTTCCGCCAGGCCGGCTACACGGCGCAGAGCCAGTTCGAGGACGGCGTCGTGCGCATGACGCTCGACCTGTCCAGCACCGAGACCGCGCTGGAGGTCCGGCTCGCCCGCGAGCACCGCGCCGAGGCACGCTCGATCGCCCGCCTGCTGACGCCCGAGTCGGTCGCGGTCATCGGTGCGAGCCGCGAGCCGGGCGGGATCGGCCAGACGGTCCTGCGCAACCTGCTCGCCGCCGACTTCACCGGCCCCGTCTACCCCGTCCACCGGCACGTACGGGCCGTGGCCGGCGTGCGGGCCTACCGCAGCGTGTCGGCCATCGACGGCGAGGTGGACCTCGCGGTGCTGGCGGTCCCCGCCGAGGGCGTGCTCGAACTGGTCGAGGAGTGCGCGGAGAAGGGCGTGAAGGGCCTGGTCGTGGTCTCCTCCGGATTCGGCGAGACCGGGCCCGAGGGCCGGGCCCGCCAGGAGGAGCTGGTCCGCATCGCCCGCGCGTACGGCATCCGGGTGGTCGGGCCCAACTGCCTGGGCATCGCCAACACCGACCCCGCCGTACGGCTCAACGCGACGCTCGCGGCGACCCTGCCGGGGCGGGGGAGGGTCGGGTTCTTCAGCCAGTCGGGCGCGCTCGGCACCGCCCTGCTGCAACGGGTGGCGCAGCGCGGCATGGGCATCTCGACGTTCGTCTCGGCGGGCAACCGGGCCGACGTGTCCGGCAACGACCTCCTCCAATACTGGGAGGAGGACCCGGCGACCGACGTGATCCTGCTCTACCTGGAGTCCATCGGGAACCCGCGCAAGTTCACCCGGCTGGCCCGGCGGATCTCCCGCTCGAAGCCGATCGTGGTGGTCAAGTCGCGCGGCGTCCCCGGCGGGCACCGCGCGCCCGTGCTCGCGCTGCCCGACACCGCGCTGAGCTCGCTGTTCGCGCAGGCCGGGGTCATCCGGGTGGACGACCTGGTCCAGCTCTTCGACGTCGGCCAGCTCCTGGCGCACCAGCCGCTGCCTGCCGGGCCGCGGGTGGGGGTGGTCGGCAACTCCGACGCGCTCACGCTGCTCGCGGAGGAGGCGTGCGCGGACGCCGGCCTGCAGCCGGGCGTGCCGGTGAACCTCGGCGCCCGCGCCGGCGCCGCCGAGTTCGCCGCGGCCCTGCGGAGCGTCCTGCCGCAGGTGGACGCCGCCGTCGCGATCTACATGCCGCCCATCCCAGGAGACTGCCGCGAGGTGGCCGAGGCGCTGCTGGAGGTCGCGCGGGAGTCGGGCAAGCCGGTGCTGGCGACCTTCCAGGGCGCGCTGGGCATGCCGGTCGAGCTGCGGGTGACGGACGGCCCCGGCGACGACTCCCCCCAACGCGGGTCGATCCCGTCGTACCCCGCCCCGGAGGAGGCGGTTCGCGCGCTGGCACACGTCGTGCGGTACGCCCAGTGGCGCAGGCAGCCGCCCGGCACGGTCCCGTCCGCCGAGGGGATCGACACCGCCGCGGCGCGGGAGATCGTCGCCGCCGCCCTGGCAGGCAAGGACGCGGCCGGTGAGGCATCCGGCGGGGGTGGTGCGGCAGGCGAGGGTGCGGTCGGCAGGGGTGCGGCCGGTGAGGGGACGGTCGGCAGGGGTGCGGCCGGTGAGGAGACGGTCGGCAGGGGTGCGGCCGTCGAGGAGCGGGAGATCGACGCGACCGCGCTGCTGGCCTGCTACGGCATCGAGGTCTGGCCCGCGTACGTCGCCGCCGACGCCGAGGAGGCCGTCGCCGCCGCCGAGCGGATCGGCTGGCCCGTGGTGGTCAAGTCGGCCGACCCGGAGGACGCCCGCCGCGCCGGCACCGTCCGCATCGGCCTCACCGAGCCCGCCGGGGTCCGGCAGGTGTACGCCGACCTCGCCGCGCTCCTCGGGCCGGGCACGCCGCTCGCGGTGCAGCGCATGGCGCCGCAGCCCTCGGTGCCCACGGTCGTCGGCGTGACCCAGGACCGCTATTTCGGCGGGGTCGTCACGTTCGGCCTCGGCGAGGTCACCGCCCGGCTGCTCGGCGACCAGGCGTACCGGCTCGCGCCGCTCACCGCCGAGGACGCGGCGGGGCTGGTGCGGTCGGTCCGCGCCGCGCCGTTGCTGTTCGGCGAGTACGGCTACCAGGCGGTGGCCGTGGAGGCGCTGGAGGACCTGCTGGTGCGGGTGGGACTGCTCGCCGACGCCCTGCCCGAGGTGGCCAGGATGGACCTCGACCAGGTCCTCGTAGGCGCGTCCGGGGTGGCCGTGCTGGGGGCGCGGGCCGTCCTGCGGCCCGTCACCGCGCTGCGCCCCGACGTCGGCCCCCGTCGCCTGAGCTGA